The Accipiter gentilis chromosome 7, bAccGen1.1, whole genome shotgun sequence genome includes a region encoding these proteins:
- the RIPOR1 gene encoding rho family-interacting cell polarization regulator 1 isoform X4, whose translation MERAGVGAAKSLHELPACSPSMGVEQRGCTEPGPLSPRASSLASPGTWRPSRSHSTMSLSVRPQRRVLVTKINRSQSFAGVNSTADRPFRNLSPFTPTVSRKTGSRVSRMFSMSHKSPPPKVPQPNRLDEVYEALKKGLTAYLEVHQMELEKLSTQIRESKRNSRLGFLYDLDKQVKSIERFLRRLEFHASKIDELYEAYCIQRRLRDGAHNMVKAYSTGSPGSREARESLAEASKGYKEYTENMCLLENELESQLGEFHVRMKGNTSCSILGLLPACLLPADAPLPSLAGLAGFARLCAGDQYEIFMKYGRQRWKLRGRIEVNSKQVWDSEEMVFLPLVTEFLSIKVTELKSLANHVVVGNVSCETKDLFAALPQVVAVDINDLGTLKLSLEVTWNPFDKDDQPSAASTVNKASTVNKRFSTYNQSPPDTPSLREQAFYNMLRRQEELENGTAWSISSESSDDSSSPQLSGSARHAAHKPIVQPEVQASAPAIEISFSQQPEEARAGPRAGGVGVPPAGSQPEELGSCKKETVANGHVPYSRTLSHISEASVDATMEAKAVESPWEPAPSPEEDAGMGEQDVDPLPGASVVATMAGQDRGAEAKPRASVAWAVTCEAEAGGAEPTQSRVPVQGGCGTRDPAVLAQASAEERPVPAPPLPADIPEVPRGKVVDSGLEEAIGLLGSALDDYRGQFPELQPLERELKRLEEMLLQKQGIFLSRASSISLTVEHALESFSFLNTSDMEDSEGSEEDPLQDERRAGRPRRSSRATSAGETGADDTGMCSGSEASTDPMTTGNEFLDKALVLHLNNCNRLLLKLGTFGPLRCREMYALDRLMREAQVLEIVCQLTEERAGVASSAAEVVQFSTQKEGVLPLWDCCVEVPNVYTCPVERFLQVLSAQYAAPISERHPGLADAVCVKLLEDVMNRRLPRRPGSAQGEQITIFQYWSHFESLGTLVLDIYMMELAEEALLAQNLNSDDQDVVLRALKRVPEGRLKKEGLKALSLLLVEGNSKVVSAVSAQLRSLAENPRFRQRALVCYLEQLEDEEVQTRVAGCAALGCLKAKESIEQLVYLCQTDKEPVREAAKQSLMLCGEDGKSAHRRLEETLDSLPRIFAPASMASTAF comes from the exons GGAGGCCCTCCAGGTCACACTCAACGATGTCACTGTCTGTGCGCCCGCAGCGCCGAGTCCTCGTCACCAAGATCAATAGGAGCCAGTCCTTTGCAGGAGTGAATTCGACGGCCGACCGGCCCTTCAG GAACCTCTCGCCCTTCACCCCCACCGTCTCCCGCAAGACTGGCTCCAGGGTCAGTAGGATGTTCTCAATGTCCCACAAATCCCCACCACCCAAGGTGCCTCAGCCCAACCGCCTGGACGAGGTGTACGAAGCTCTCAAGAAGGGCCTGAC AGCCTACCTGGAGGTGCACCAGATGGAACTGGAGAAGCTCAGCACCCAGATCCGCGAATCCAAGAGGAATTCACGCCTG ggCTTTCTCTACGATCTGGATAAG CAAGTGAAGTCAATTGAGCGCTTCCTGCGTCGCCTGGAGTTTCATGCTAGCAAG ATAGATGAGCTCTACGAGGCTTATTGCATCCAGCGGCGGCTCCGTGATGGAGCCCACAACATGGTCAAGGCTTATAGCACGGGCTCACCGGGCAGCCGGGAGGCACGCGAGAGCCTGGCTGAGGCCAGCAAGGGCTACAAGGAGTACACGGAG AACATGTGTTTGTTGGAGAACGAGCTGGAGAGCCAGCTGGGCGAGTTCCACGTCCGGATGAAAGGTAACACATCCTGCTCCATCCTGggcttgctgcctgcctgcctgctgcctgctgatGCCCCTCTGCCTTCTCTTGCAGGACTGGCAGGCTTTGCCCGGCTTTGTGCTGGTGACCAGTATGAG ATCTTCATGAAGTATGGACGGCAGCGGTGGAAACTGCGGGGGCGCATTGAGGTGAACAGCAAGCAGGTGTGGGACAGCGAGGAAATGGTTTTCTTGCCCCTCGTCACTGAGTTCCTCTCCATCAAG gtGACAGAGCTAAAGAGCCTGGCCAACCATGTTGTGGTGGGCAATGTGTCCTGTGAGACCAAGGACCTCTTTGCGGCTCTACCCCAGGTAGTGGCTGTGGATATCAATGACTTGGGCACCCTCAAACTCAGCCTGGAGGTGACCTGGAA CCCCTTCGACAAGGATGACCAGCCCTCAGCAGCCAGCACTGTCAACAAGGCCTCCACAGTGAACAAGAGGTTCTCCACCTACAACCAGAGCCCGCCTGACACACCATCCCTGCGGGAACAGGCTTTCTAC aacATGCTGCGGcgccaggaggagctggagaacgGCACGGCCTGGTCCATCTCCTCCGAGTCCTCGGACGACTCCTCCAGTCCCCAGCTGTCTGGCAGCGCCCGCCATGCTGCGCACAAGCCTATCGTGCAGCCCGAGGTGCAGGCCTCCGCCCCCGCCATCGAGATCTCCTTCTCCCAGCAGCCAGAGGAGGCCAGGGCTGGGCCCAGGGCTGGCGGCGTTGGCGTCCCCCCCGCCGGCAGCCAGCCGGAGGAGCTGGGCAGCTGTAAGAAGGAGACGGTGGCCAACGGGCACGTGCCCTACTCCCGGACTCTGAGCCACATCAGCGAGGCCAGCGTGGATGCCACAATGGAGGCCAAGGCTGTGGAGAGCCCCTGGGAGCCTGCGCCCAGCCCGGAGGAGGACGCAGGGATGGGGGAGCAGGACGTGGACCCCCTCCCCGGCGCCTCGGTGGTAGCCACCatggcagggcaggacaggggtGCTGAGGCCAAGCCCCGTGCCTCTGTGGCGTGGGCTGTCACCTGTGAGGCGGAGGCTGGCGGGGCCGAGCCAACGCAGAGCCGGGTGCCAGTACAGGGCGGCTGCGGCACCAGGGACCCCGCAGTGCTGGCACAAGCCTCCGCGGAGGAGAGGCCtgtccccgccccgccgctgccggccgACATCCCCGAGGTGCCGCGGGGGAAGGTGGTGGATTCGGGTCTGGAGGAGGCCATTGGCCTCCTGGGCTCAGCCCTGGATGACTACCGGGGGCAGttcccagagctgcagccccTTGAACGGGAGCTCAAGCGcctggaggagatgctgctg CAGAAGCAGGGCATCTTCCTCAGCCGGGCCTCCAGCATCAGCCTGACAGTGGAGCATGCGCTGGAGAGCTTCAGCTTTCTCAACACCTCTGACATGGAGGACTCGGAGGGCTCTGAGGAGGACCCTCTCCAAGACGAAAG gagggctggcagACCCCGGCGCAGCAGCAGGGCCACCAGCGCTGGTGAGACGGGGGCAGACGACACCGGCATGTGCAGCGGCTCTGAGGCCAGCACCGACCCCATGACCACCGGCAACGAGTTCCTGGATAAGGCCCTGGTGCTTCACCTCAACAACTGCAACCGCCTGCTGCTG AAGCTGGGCACCTTCGGTCCCCTGCGATGCCGGGAGATGTACGCCCTGGACAGGCTGATGCGGGAGGCGCAGGTGCTGGAGATCGTGTGCCAGCTGACGGAGGAGCGAGCGGGAgtagccagctctgctgctgaag TGGTGCAGTTCTCGACACAGAAGGAGGGCGTGCTGCCCCTTTGGGACTGCTGCGTGGAGGTGCCCAATGTCTACACCTGCCCCGTGGAGCGGTTCCTGCAGGTGCTCAGCGCCCAGTATGCGGCACCCATCAGCGAGCGGCACCCTGGCCTGGCTGATGCCG TGTGTGTGAAGCTGCTGGAGGATGTGATGAATCGGCGGCTGCCCCGGCGGCCTGGCAGTGCCCAGGGCGAGCAGATCACCATCTTCCAGTACTGGAGCCATTTTGAGTCACTCGGCACGCTGGTACTCGACATCTACATGATGGAGCTGGCAGAGGAAG CGCTGCTGGCGCAGAACCTCAACTCAGATGACCAGGACGTGGTGCTGCGTGCCCTGAAGCGTGTGCCCGAGGGCCGCCTGAAGAAGGAGGGACTGAAGGCCCTGAGCCTGCTCCTCGTTGAGGGCAACAGCAAGGTGGTGAGCGCTGTGTCGGCCCAGCTCCGCAGCCTGGCGGAAAACCCCCGCTTCCGCCAACGG gcCCTCGTGTGCTACCTGGAGCAGCTGGAGGATGAGGAGGTGCAGACGCGTGTGGCAGGGTGTGCAGCGCTGGGCTGCCTGAAG GCCAAGGAGAGCATCGAGCAGCTGGTTTACCTGTGCCAAACCGACAAGGAGCCTGTGCGGGAGGCAGCCAAGCAGAGCCTGATGCTGTGCG GGGAAGATGGTAAATCAGCTCACCGGCGGCTGGAGGAGACCCTGGACAGCCTCCCAAGGATCTTTGCACCAGCCAGCATGGCCAGTACAGCTTTCTGA
- the RIPOR1 gene encoding rho family-interacting cell polarization regulator 1 isoform X6 — MERAGVGAAKSLHELPACSPSMGVEQRGCTEPGPLSPRASSLASPGTWRPSRSHSTMSLSVRPQRRVLVTKINRSQSFAGVNSTADRPFRNLSPFTPTVSRKTGSRVSRMFSMSHKSPPPKVPQPNRLDEVYEALKKGLTAYLEVHQMELEKLSTQIRESKRNSRLGFLYDLDKQVKSIERFLRRLEFHASKIDELYEAYCIQRRLRDGAHNMVKAYSTGSPGSREARESLAEASKGYKEYTENMCLLENELESQLGEFHVRMKGLAGFARLCAGDQYEIFMKYGRQRWKLRGRIEVNSKQVWDSEEMVFLPLVTEFLSIKVTELKSLANHVVVGNVSCETKDLFAALPQVVAVDINDLGTLKLSLEVTWNPFDKDDQPSAASTVNKASTVNKRFSTYNQSPPDTPSLREQAFYNMLRRQEELENGTAWSISSESSDDSSSPQLSGSARHAAHKPIVQPEVQASAPAIEISFSQQPEEARAGPRAGGVGVPPAGSQPEELGSCKKETVANGHVPYSRTLSHISEASVDATMEAKAVESPWEPAPSPEEDAGMGEQDVDPLPGASVVATMAGQDRGAEAKPRASVAWAVTCEAEAGGAEPTQSRVPVQGGCGTRDPAVLAQASAEERPVPAPPLPADIPEVPRGKVVDSGLEEAIGLLGSALDDYRGQFPELQPLERELKRLEEMLLQKQGIFLSRASSISLTVEHALESFSFLNTSDMEDSEGSEEDPLQDERRAGRPRRSSRATSAGETGADDTGMCSGSEASTDPMTTGNEFLDKALVLHLNNCNRLLLKLGTFGPLRCREMYALDRLMREAQVLEIVCQLTEERAGVASSAAEVVQFSTQKEGVLPLWDCCVEVPNVYTCPVERFLQVLSAQYAAPISERHPGLADAVCVKLLEDVMNRRLPRRPGSAQGEQITIFQYWSHFESLGTLVLDIYMMELAEEALLAQNLNSDDQDVVLRALKRVPEGRLKKEGLKALSLLLVEGNSKVVSAVSAQLRSLAENPRFRQRALVCYLEQLEDEEVQTRVAGCAALGCLKAKESIEQLVYLCQTDKEPVREAAKQSLMLCGEDGKSAHRRLEETLDSLPRIFAPASMASTAF; from the exons GGAGGCCCTCCAGGTCACACTCAACGATGTCACTGTCTGTGCGCCCGCAGCGCCGAGTCCTCGTCACCAAGATCAATAGGAGCCAGTCCTTTGCAGGAGTGAATTCGACGGCCGACCGGCCCTTCAG GAACCTCTCGCCCTTCACCCCCACCGTCTCCCGCAAGACTGGCTCCAGGGTCAGTAGGATGTTCTCAATGTCCCACAAATCCCCACCACCCAAGGTGCCTCAGCCCAACCGCCTGGACGAGGTGTACGAAGCTCTCAAGAAGGGCCTGAC AGCCTACCTGGAGGTGCACCAGATGGAACTGGAGAAGCTCAGCACCCAGATCCGCGAATCCAAGAGGAATTCACGCCTG ggCTTTCTCTACGATCTGGATAAG CAAGTGAAGTCAATTGAGCGCTTCCTGCGTCGCCTGGAGTTTCATGCTAGCAAG ATAGATGAGCTCTACGAGGCTTATTGCATCCAGCGGCGGCTCCGTGATGGAGCCCACAACATGGTCAAGGCTTATAGCACGGGCTCACCGGGCAGCCGGGAGGCACGCGAGAGCCTGGCTGAGGCCAGCAAGGGCTACAAGGAGTACACGGAG AACATGTGTTTGTTGGAGAACGAGCTGGAGAGCCAGCTGGGCGAGTTCCACGTCCGGATGAAAG GACTGGCAGGCTTTGCCCGGCTTTGTGCTGGTGACCAGTATGAG ATCTTCATGAAGTATGGACGGCAGCGGTGGAAACTGCGGGGGCGCATTGAGGTGAACAGCAAGCAGGTGTGGGACAGCGAGGAAATGGTTTTCTTGCCCCTCGTCACTGAGTTCCTCTCCATCAAG gtGACAGAGCTAAAGAGCCTGGCCAACCATGTTGTGGTGGGCAATGTGTCCTGTGAGACCAAGGACCTCTTTGCGGCTCTACCCCAGGTAGTGGCTGTGGATATCAATGACTTGGGCACCCTCAAACTCAGCCTGGAGGTGACCTGGAA CCCCTTCGACAAGGATGACCAGCCCTCAGCAGCCAGCACTGTCAACAAGGCCTCCACAGTGAACAAGAGGTTCTCCACCTACAACCAGAGCCCGCCTGACACACCATCCCTGCGGGAACAGGCTTTCTAC aacATGCTGCGGcgccaggaggagctggagaacgGCACGGCCTGGTCCATCTCCTCCGAGTCCTCGGACGACTCCTCCAGTCCCCAGCTGTCTGGCAGCGCCCGCCATGCTGCGCACAAGCCTATCGTGCAGCCCGAGGTGCAGGCCTCCGCCCCCGCCATCGAGATCTCCTTCTCCCAGCAGCCAGAGGAGGCCAGGGCTGGGCCCAGGGCTGGCGGCGTTGGCGTCCCCCCCGCCGGCAGCCAGCCGGAGGAGCTGGGCAGCTGTAAGAAGGAGACGGTGGCCAACGGGCACGTGCCCTACTCCCGGACTCTGAGCCACATCAGCGAGGCCAGCGTGGATGCCACAATGGAGGCCAAGGCTGTGGAGAGCCCCTGGGAGCCTGCGCCCAGCCCGGAGGAGGACGCAGGGATGGGGGAGCAGGACGTGGACCCCCTCCCCGGCGCCTCGGTGGTAGCCACCatggcagggcaggacaggggtGCTGAGGCCAAGCCCCGTGCCTCTGTGGCGTGGGCTGTCACCTGTGAGGCGGAGGCTGGCGGGGCCGAGCCAACGCAGAGCCGGGTGCCAGTACAGGGCGGCTGCGGCACCAGGGACCCCGCAGTGCTGGCACAAGCCTCCGCGGAGGAGAGGCCtgtccccgccccgccgctgccggccgACATCCCCGAGGTGCCGCGGGGGAAGGTGGTGGATTCGGGTCTGGAGGAGGCCATTGGCCTCCTGGGCTCAGCCCTGGATGACTACCGGGGGCAGttcccagagctgcagccccTTGAACGGGAGCTCAAGCGcctggaggagatgctgctg CAGAAGCAGGGCATCTTCCTCAGCCGGGCCTCCAGCATCAGCCTGACAGTGGAGCATGCGCTGGAGAGCTTCAGCTTTCTCAACACCTCTGACATGGAGGACTCGGAGGGCTCTGAGGAGGACCCTCTCCAAGACGAAAG gagggctggcagACCCCGGCGCAGCAGCAGGGCCACCAGCGCTGGTGAGACGGGGGCAGACGACACCGGCATGTGCAGCGGCTCTGAGGCCAGCACCGACCCCATGACCACCGGCAACGAGTTCCTGGATAAGGCCCTGGTGCTTCACCTCAACAACTGCAACCGCCTGCTGCTG AAGCTGGGCACCTTCGGTCCCCTGCGATGCCGGGAGATGTACGCCCTGGACAGGCTGATGCGGGAGGCGCAGGTGCTGGAGATCGTGTGCCAGCTGACGGAGGAGCGAGCGGGAgtagccagctctgctgctgaag TGGTGCAGTTCTCGACACAGAAGGAGGGCGTGCTGCCCCTTTGGGACTGCTGCGTGGAGGTGCCCAATGTCTACACCTGCCCCGTGGAGCGGTTCCTGCAGGTGCTCAGCGCCCAGTATGCGGCACCCATCAGCGAGCGGCACCCTGGCCTGGCTGATGCCG TGTGTGTGAAGCTGCTGGAGGATGTGATGAATCGGCGGCTGCCCCGGCGGCCTGGCAGTGCCCAGGGCGAGCAGATCACCATCTTCCAGTACTGGAGCCATTTTGAGTCACTCGGCACGCTGGTACTCGACATCTACATGATGGAGCTGGCAGAGGAAG CGCTGCTGGCGCAGAACCTCAACTCAGATGACCAGGACGTGGTGCTGCGTGCCCTGAAGCGTGTGCCCGAGGGCCGCCTGAAGAAGGAGGGACTGAAGGCCCTGAGCCTGCTCCTCGTTGAGGGCAACAGCAAGGTGGTGAGCGCTGTGTCGGCCCAGCTCCGCAGCCTGGCGGAAAACCCCCGCTTCCGCCAACGG gcCCTCGTGTGCTACCTGGAGCAGCTGGAGGATGAGGAGGTGCAGACGCGTGTGGCAGGGTGTGCAGCGCTGGGCTGCCTGAAG GCCAAGGAGAGCATCGAGCAGCTGGTTTACCTGTGCCAAACCGACAAGGAGCCTGTGCGGGAGGCAGCCAAGCAGAGCCTGATGCTGTGCG GGGAAGATGGTAAATCAGCTCACCGGCGGCTGGAGGAGACCCTGGACAGCCTCCCAAGGATCTTTGCACCAGCCAGCATGGCCAGTACAGCTTTCTGA
- the RIPOR1 gene encoding rho family-interacting cell polarization regulator 1 isoform X5 has protein sequence MSLSVRPQRRVLVTKINRSQSFAGVNSTADRPFRNLSPFTPTVSRKTGSRVSRMFSMSHKSPPPKVPQPNRLDEVYEALKKGLTAYLEVHQMELEKLSTQIRESKRNSRLGFLYDLDKQVKSIERFLRRLEFHASKIDELYEAYCIQRRLRDGAHNMVKAYSTGSPGSREARESLAEASKGYKEYTENMCLLENELESQLGEFHVRMKGNTSCSILGLLPACLLPADAPLPSLAGLAGFARLCAGDQYEIFMKYGRQRWKLRGRIEVNSKQVWDSEEMVFLPLVTEFLSIKVTELKSLANHVVVGNVSCETKDLFAALPQVVAVDINDLGTLKLSLEVTWNPFDKDDQPSAASTVNKASTVNKRFSTYNQSPPDTPSLREQAFYSPGRAANKHGWSLLDIFRETLFEKLSQSCSCGDVSSAELGRWPQQGRNMLRRQEELENGTAWSISSESSDDSSSPQLSGSARHAAHKPIVQPEVQASAPAIEISFSQQPEEARAGPRAGGVGVPPAGSQPEELGSCKKETVANGHVPYSRTLSHISEASVDATMEAKAVESPWEPAPSPEEDAGMGEQDVDPLPGASVVATMAGQDRGAEAKPRASVAWAVTCEAEAGGAEPTQSRVPVQGGCGTRDPAVLAQASAEERPVPAPPLPADIPEVPRGKVVDSGLEEAIGLLGSALDDYRGQFPELQPLERELKRLEEMLLQKQGIFLSRASSISLTVEHALESFSFLNTSDMEDSEGSEEDPLQDERRAGRPRRSSRATSAGETGADDTGMCSGSEASTDPMTTGNEFLDKALVLHLNNCNRLLLKLGTFGPLRCREMYALDRLMREAQVLEIVCQLTEERAGVASSAAEVVQFSTQKEGVLPLWDCCVEVPNVYTCPVERFLQVLSAQYAAPISERHPGLADAVCVKLLEDVMNRRLPRRPGSAQGEQITIFQYWSHFESLGTLVLDIYMMELAEEALLAQNLNSDDQDVVLRALKRVPEGRLKKEGLKALSLLLVEGNSKVVSAVSAQLRSLAENPRFRQRALVCYLEQLEDEEVQTRVAGCAALGCLKAKESIEQLVYLCQTDKEPVREAAKQSLMLCGEDGKSAHRRLEETLDSLPRIFAPASMASTAF, from the exons ATGTCACTGTCTGTGCGCCCGCAGCGCCGAGTCCTCGTCACCAAGATCAATAGGAGCCAGTCCTTTGCAGGAGTGAATTCGACGGCCGACCGGCCCTTCAG GAACCTCTCGCCCTTCACCCCCACCGTCTCCCGCAAGACTGGCTCCAGGGTCAGTAGGATGTTCTCAATGTCCCACAAATCCCCACCACCCAAGGTGCCTCAGCCCAACCGCCTGGACGAGGTGTACGAAGCTCTCAAGAAGGGCCTGAC AGCCTACCTGGAGGTGCACCAGATGGAACTGGAGAAGCTCAGCACCCAGATCCGCGAATCCAAGAGGAATTCACGCCTG ggCTTTCTCTACGATCTGGATAAG CAAGTGAAGTCAATTGAGCGCTTCCTGCGTCGCCTGGAGTTTCATGCTAGCAAG ATAGATGAGCTCTACGAGGCTTATTGCATCCAGCGGCGGCTCCGTGATGGAGCCCACAACATGGTCAAGGCTTATAGCACGGGCTCACCGGGCAGCCGGGAGGCACGCGAGAGCCTGGCTGAGGCCAGCAAGGGCTACAAGGAGTACACGGAG AACATGTGTTTGTTGGAGAACGAGCTGGAGAGCCAGCTGGGCGAGTTCCACGTCCGGATGAAAGGTAACACATCCTGCTCCATCCTGggcttgctgcctgcctgcctgctgcctgctgatGCCCCTCTGCCTTCTCTTGCAGGACTGGCAGGCTTTGCCCGGCTTTGTGCTGGTGACCAGTATGAG ATCTTCATGAAGTATGGACGGCAGCGGTGGAAACTGCGGGGGCGCATTGAGGTGAACAGCAAGCAGGTGTGGGACAGCGAGGAAATGGTTTTCTTGCCCCTCGTCACTGAGTTCCTCTCCATCAAG gtGACAGAGCTAAAGAGCCTGGCCAACCATGTTGTGGTGGGCAATGTGTCCTGTGAGACCAAGGACCTCTTTGCGGCTCTACCCCAGGTAGTGGCTGTGGATATCAATGACTTGGGCACCCTCAAACTCAGCCTGGAGGTGACCTGGAA CCCCTTCGACAAGGATGACCAGCCCTCAGCAGCCAGCACTGTCAACAAGGCCTCCACAGTGAACAAGAGGTTCTCCACCTACAACCAGAGCCCGCCTGACACACCATCCCTGCGGGAACAGGCTTTCTAC AGCCCGGGGCGGGCGGCCAACAAGCATGGTTGGTCCTTGCTGGACATCTTTCGGGAGACACTCTTCGAGAAGCTGTCTCAGAGCTGCTCCTGCGGCGACGTCTCCTCGGCCGAGCTTGGGAGATGGCCGCAGCAGGGCCGC aacATGCTGCGGcgccaggaggagctggagaacgGCACGGCCTGGTCCATCTCCTCCGAGTCCTCGGACGACTCCTCCAGTCCCCAGCTGTCTGGCAGCGCCCGCCATGCTGCGCACAAGCCTATCGTGCAGCCCGAGGTGCAGGCCTCCGCCCCCGCCATCGAGATCTCCTTCTCCCAGCAGCCAGAGGAGGCCAGGGCTGGGCCCAGGGCTGGCGGCGTTGGCGTCCCCCCCGCCGGCAGCCAGCCGGAGGAGCTGGGCAGCTGTAAGAAGGAGACGGTGGCCAACGGGCACGTGCCCTACTCCCGGACTCTGAGCCACATCAGCGAGGCCAGCGTGGATGCCACAATGGAGGCCAAGGCTGTGGAGAGCCCCTGGGAGCCTGCGCCCAGCCCGGAGGAGGACGCAGGGATGGGGGAGCAGGACGTGGACCCCCTCCCCGGCGCCTCGGTGGTAGCCACCatggcagggcaggacaggggtGCTGAGGCCAAGCCCCGTGCCTCTGTGGCGTGGGCTGTCACCTGTGAGGCGGAGGCTGGCGGGGCCGAGCCAACGCAGAGCCGGGTGCCAGTACAGGGCGGCTGCGGCACCAGGGACCCCGCAGTGCTGGCACAAGCCTCCGCGGAGGAGAGGCCtgtccccgccccgccgctgccggccgACATCCCCGAGGTGCCGCGGGGGAAGGTGGTGGATTCGGGTCTGGAGGAGGCCATTGGCCTCCTGGGCTCAGCCCTGGATGACTACCGGGGGCAGttcccagagctgcagccccTTGAACGGGAGCTCAAGCGcctggaggagatgctgctg CAGAAGCAGGGCATCTTCCTCAGCCGGGCCTCCAGCATCAGCCTGACAGTGGAGCATGCGCTGGAGAGCTTCAGCTTTCTCAACACCTCTGACATGGAGGACTCGGAGGGCTCTGAGGAGGACCCTCTCCAAGACGAAAG gagggctggcagACCCCGGCGCAGCAGCAGGGCCACCAGCGCTGGTGAGACGGGGGCAGACGACACCGGCATGTGCAGCGGCTCTGAGGCCAGCACCGACCCCATGACCACCGGCAACGAGTTCCTGGATAAGGCCCTGGTGCTTCACCTCAACAACTGCAACCGCCTGCTGCTG AAGCTGGGCACCTTCGGTCCCCTGCGATGCCGGGAGATGTACGCCCTGGACAGGCTGATGCGGGAGGCGCAGGTGCTGGAGATCGTGTGCCAGCTGACGGAGGAGCGAGCGGGAgtagccagctctgctgctgaag TGGTGCAGTTCTCGACACAGAAGGAGGGCGTGCTGCCCCTTTGGGACTGCTGCGTGGAGGTGCCCAATGTCTACACCTGCCCCGTGGAGCGGTTCCTGCAGGTGCTCAGCGCCCAGTATGCGGCACCCATCAGCGAGCGGCACCCTGGCCTGGCTGATGCCG TGTGTGTGAAGCTGCTGGAGGATGTGATGAATCGGCGGCTGCCCCGGCGGCCTGGCAGTGCCCAGGGCGAGCAGATCACCATCTTCCAGTACTGGAGCCATTTTGAGTCACTCGGCACGCTGGTACTCGACATCTACATGATGGAGCTGGCAGAGGAAG CGCTGCTGGCGCAGAACCTCAACTCAGATGACCAGGACGTGGTGCTGCGTGCCCTGAAGCGTGTGCCCGAGGGCCGCCTGAAGAAGGAGGGACTGAAGGCCCTGAGCCTGCTCCTCGTTGAGGGCAACAGCAAGGTGGTGAGCGCTGTGTCGGCCCAGCTCCGCAGCCTGGCGGAAAACCCCCGCTTCCGCCAACGG gcCCTCGTGTGCTACCTGGAGCAGCTGGAGGATGAGGAGGTGCAGACGCGTGTGGCAGGGTGTGCAGCGCTGGGCTGCCTGAAG GCCAAGGAGAGCATCGAGCAGCTGGTTTACCTGTGCCAAACCGACAAGGAGCCTGTGCGGGAGGCAGCCAAGCAGAGCCTGATGCTGTGCG GGGAAGATGGTAAATCAGCTCACCGGCGGCTGGAGGAGACCCTGGACAGCCTCCCAAGGATCTTTGCACCAGCCAGCATGGCCAGTACAGCTTTCTGA